One stretch of Tribolium castaneum strain GA2 chromosome 5, icTriCast1.1, whole genome shotgun sequence DNA includes these proteins:
- the LOC661662 gene encoding transmembrane protein 256 homolog, which yields MGLNDFVNYVVYDNPVSKTVKSYVLPDKMPLPPQTVTVIHETKPLWKLASENGPFVRLAGLMGASAVALGAYGAHRSYPKDRADELKPIFETGNRYHFLHTLALMGVPMCKNPKLSGSLIILGTTLFSGACYYHAFTGDNKFGRLAPVGGTILIVGWLTMIL from the exons ATGGGGCTTAATGACTTTGTAAATTACGTCGTGTACGACAACCCGGTGTCAAAAACTGTCAAGTCTTACGTTCTA CCCGATAAAATGCCGCTTCCCCCACAAACCGTCACAGTGATCCACGAGACGAAGCCGTTATGGAAACTGGCGTCTGAGAACGGCCCTTTTGTGCGCTTGGCGGGCTTGATGGGGGCCTCGGCCGTCGCTTTGGGGGCTTACGGGGCCCACAGGTCGTACCCGAAGGACAGGGCCGATGAGCTCAAACCCATCTTCGAAACGGGGAATAGATACCACTTTTTGCACACTTTGGCTTTGATGGGGGTACCGATGTGTAAAAACCCAAAATTG AGCGGGTCGTTGATAATTTTAGGCACAACGCTGTTTTCAGGAGCTTGCTATTACCACGCTTTCACAGGGGATAACAAATTTGGGAGACTTGCACCCGTGGGGGGAACTATCCTAATTGTGGGGTGGTTGACAATGATCCTGTAA
- the LOC661573 gene encoding growth hormone-regulated TBC protein 1 isoform X1: MAKSSYSKVDEYGFERPDNFNYEAYDEFMSKYMRILTRRSLRWNTIKDSSYGKSNTLKRFIRKGIPSDRRVAVWMSTSGANKLREESPYTYQELKKKISNKGLIDTIQIDLPRTFPDNIYFTNHEHLPQQLFNVLATFAHQNTEVGYCQGLNYIAGLLLLATKSEEASFWLLKTLVEKILPKYYIPSMSGLLTDLDVLNVLIQKSEPAIHQHIQNIGMPWALGTTKWFICLYSEVLPTETVLRIWDCLFYEGSKILLRVAITLIKIHKPLILQTSELSELIACFRNMRSHENVINCHQFMTDVFKLPGSFSSSNLDKLRRKHQK, encoded by the exons ATGGCAAAGTCGAGTTACAG TAAAGTGGACGAATATGGATTTGAAAGAcctgataattttaattacgaagcCTATGATGAGTTCATGTCGAAATACATGCGAATACTAACAAGGAGGTCCCTACGTTGGAACACGATAAAGGACAGCAGTTATGGAAAATCAAATACTTTGAAGCGCTTTATACGCAAAGGCATTCCCAGTGACCGCCGAGTTGCGGTATGGATGTCCACTTCAGGCGCTAATAAATTAAGGGAAGAGAGCCCTTACACTTATCAAGAGTTAAAAAAGAAGATTAGCAACAAAGGGCTCATTGACACCATCCAAATCGATCTTCCTAGGACATTCCCCGACaacatttatttcacaaatcacGAACACTTACCACAGCAACTGTTCAATGTGCTGGCCACGTTTGCGCATCAAAATACCGAGGTGGGGTATTGTCAAGGCTTGAATTACATAGCCGGTCTTTTGTTACTTGCCACAAAAAGCGAGGAAGCGTCATTCTGGCTACTTAAAAccttagtcgaaaaaatattgcCCAAATATTATATTCCAAGCATGTCCGGCTTGCTCACAGATTTGGACGTTCTGAACGTCCTCATACAAAAATCGGAGCCAGCAATACACCAACACATACAAAATATTGGCATGCCTTGGGCCTTAGGCACAACCAAATGGTTTATCTGCCTGTATTCGGAAGTTCTCCCAACTGAGACAGTTTTGCGAATTTGGGACTGTTTGTTTTACGAAGgctcaaaaattttgctacGGGTCGCAATTACTTTAATCAAAATACACAAACCGCTCATTTTGCAAACTTCGGAGCTGAGCGAATTAATCGCGTGCTTTCGAAATATGCGCAGCCATGAAAACGTTATCAATTGCCACCAGTTTATGACC GATGTGTTTAAGCTTCCAGGCAGCTTCTCCTCGAGCAATTTAGACAAGTTGAGGAGGAAACATCAGAAGTGA
- the LOC661573 gene encoding growth hormone-regulated TBC protein 1-A isoform X2, whose protein sequence is MSKYMRILTRRSLRWNTIKDSSYGKSNTLKRFIRKGIPSDRRVAVWMSTSGANKLREESPYTYQELKKKISNKGLIDTIQIDLPRTFPDNIYFTNHEHLPQQLFNVLATFAHQNTEVGYCQGLNYIAGLLLLATKSEEASFWLLKTLVEKILPKYYIPSMSGLLTDLDVLNVLIQKSEPAIHQHIQNIGMPWALGTTKWFICLYSEVLPTETVLRIWDCLFYEGSKILLRVAITLIKIHKPLILQTSELSELIACFRNMRSHENVINCHQFMTDVFKLPGSFSSSNLDKLRRKHQK, encoded by the exons ATGTCGAAATACATGCGAATACTAACAAGGAGGTCCCTACGTTGGAACACGATAAAGGACAGCAGTTATGGAAAATCAAATACTTTGAAGCGCTTTATACGCAAAGGCATTCCCAGTGACCGCCGAGTTGCGGTATGGATGTCCACTTCAGGCGCTAATAAATTAAGGGAAGAGAGCCCTTACACTTATCAAGAGTTAAAAAAGAAGATTAGCAACAAAGGGCTCATTGACACCATCCAAATCGATCTTCCTAGGACATTCCCCGACaacatttatttcacaaatcacGAACACTTACCACAGCAACTGTTCAATGTGCTGGCCACGTTTGCGCATCAAAATACCGAGGTGGGGTATTGTCAAGGCTTGAATTACATAGCCGGTCTTTTGTTACTTGCCACAAAAAGCGAGGAAGCGTCATTCTGGCTACTTAAAAccttagtcgaaaaaatattgcCCAAATATTATATTCCAAGCATGTCCGGCTTGCTCACAGATTTGGACGTTCTGAACGTCCTCATACAAAAATCGGAGCCAGCAATACACCAACACATACAAAATATTGGCATGCCTTGGGCCTTAGGCACAACCAAATGGTTTATCTGCCTGTATTCGGAAGTTCTCCCAACTGAGACAGTTTTGCGAATTTGGGACTGTTTGTTTTACGAAGgctcaaaaattttgctacGGGTCGCAATTACTTTAATCAAAATACACAAACCGCTCATTTTGCAAACTTCGGAGCTGAGCGAATTAATCGCGTGCTTTCGAAATATGCGCAGCCATGAAAACGTTATCAATTGCCACCAGTTTATGACC GATGTGTTTAAGCTTCCAGGCAGCTTCTCCTCGAGCAATTTAGACAAGTTGAGGAGGAAACATCAGAAGTGA
- the LOC661487 gene encoding mitochondrial import inner membrane translocase subunit TIM14 isoform X4 has protein sequence MSGGIILAGLGLAAVGFAGRYALRQLPNVTKTMNEAMKNLPKFDAETMANAKYYKGGFDQKMNRREAALILGVSPTASKAKVKEAFKKVMAVNHPDRGGSPYLASKINEAKDFLEKHSR, from the exons atg TCTGGTGGGATAATTTTAGCGGGGTTAGGTTTGGCGGCTGTGGGCTTCGCGGGGCGTTATGCCCTGCGCCAGCTCCCAAACGTGACAAAAACAATGAACGAAGCGATGAAAAATTTGCCGAAATTCGATGCCGAGACGATGGCCAACGCGAAATATTACAAAGGGGGTTTCGACCAAAAAATGAACCGCAGAGAGGCGGCGTTGATTTTAG GAGTTAGTCCAACCGCGAGCAAAGCAAAAGTGAAAGAGGCGTTTAAGAAGGTGATGGCGGTGAATCACCCGGACCGAGGCGGGTCCCCCTACTTGGCGTCAAAAATTAACGAAGCTAAGGACTTCTTAGAGAAGCATTCAAGATAA
- the LOC135266323 gene encoding uncharacterized protein LOC135266323 isoform X2, translating to MDFSSENEIDAIASAAVSNLLPAKSRPQYEKTYLQFRQWCSMKKIDQVTENVLLAYLEEKSTTLKPPTLWALYAMLKATLNVKENIDTRYRSKKSQILDKEDISKFINEADDKIYLLMKTVLILGISGALRREELVKMKLTDIEDKQSVLIVKVPDTKTHCERIFTVSNLENIEIVRKYRALRPPRATSDRLFLKYTNGKCVNQNVGINKIGEIPSLIAKWLNKDEPKKYTGHCFRRSSATLLANAGGDLISIKRHGGWRSSTVAESYIEDSLNNKIEIANKIQPSSSTEENKITQPSTSASFNGENNFHLQASSLRPLGINGGTFSSCTFNFHMSK from the exons atggattttagcagcgaaaacgaaatagatgcaattgcaagcgcggcagtgtcgaatcttttgcctgctaaatcaagaccgcagtacgaaaaaacgtatcttcagtttcggcagtggtgttctatgaaaaagattgatcaagtaacggaaaatgttttgttggcgtatttggaagaaaagtctaccaccttaaagccaccaacactctgggccctttatgcgatgttgaaaGCCACCTTAAACGTTAAAGAGAATATCGATACAC GTTACAGAAGCAAGAAGTcgcaaattttagacaaagaagacattagcaagtttattaatgaagcagatgacaagatatatttactgatgaag actgTGCTAATTTTGGGTATATCGGGAGCCCTTCGACGTGaagaattagttaaaatgaagctaactgacatagaagataaacagtctgtcttaattgtgaaggtgcctgatacaaaaacccactgcgaacgaatatttactgtttcaaatttagaaaatatagaaattgtcagaaaatatAGAGCTTTGCGGCCTCCACGGGCGACTAGTgaccgtttatttttaaagtataccaacggaaaatgtgtgaatcaaaatgttggaattaacaaaatcggagagataccaagtttgattgcaaagtggcttaacaaagacgaacctaaaaaatatactggtCACTGCTTCAGAAGAAGCTCTGCCACTCTTTTGGCGAATGCTGGAGGTgatctaatttcaattaaacgtcATGGGGGCTGGAGAAGCAGCACAGTGGCAGAAAGTTACATCGAGGactctttgaataataaaattgaaattgccaataaaattcaaccttcttcctccacagaagaaaacaaaatcactcAACCTTCTACATCGGCTTCTTTTAATGGCGAAAATAACTTTCATTTACAAGCGTCTTCACTCAGGCCTCTGGGGATAAACGGGGGCACGTTTTCGTcatgcacatttaattttcatatgtcaaagtaa
- the LOC135266323 gene encoding uncharacterized protein LOC135266323 isoform X1: MDFSSENEIDAIASAAVSNLLPAKSRPQYEKTYLQFRQWCSMKKIDQVTENVLLAYLEEKSTTLKPPTLWALYAMLKATLNVKENIDTRKFPKLVPYLKSKSVGYRSKKSQILDKEDISKFINEADDKIYLLMKTVLILGISGALRREELVKMKLTDIEDKQSVLIVKVPDTKTHCERIFTVSNLENIEIVRKYRALRPPRATSDRLFLKYTNGKCVNQNVGINKIGEIPSLIAKWLNKDEPKKYTGHCFRRSSATLLANAGGDLISIKRHGGWRSSTVAESYIEDSLNNKIEIANKIQPSSSTEENKITQPSTSASFNGENNFHLQASSLRPLGINGGTFSSCTFNFHMSK; encoded by the exons atggattttagcagcgaaaacgaaatagatgcaattgcaagcgcggcagtgtcgaatcttttgcctgctaaatcaagaccgcagtacgaaaaaacgtatcttcagtttcggcagtggtgttctatgaaaaagattgatcaagtaacggaaaatgttttgttggcgtatttggaagaaaagtctaccaccttaaagccaccaacactctgggccctttatgcgatgttgaaaGCCACCTTAAACGTTAAAGAGAATATCGATACACGTAAGTTTCCGAAGTTAGTGCCCTACCTGAAAAGCAAAAGCGTAGGTTACAGAAGCAAGAAGTcgcaaattttagacaaagaagacattagcaagtttattaatgaagcagatgacaagatatatttactgatgaag actgTGCTAATTTTGGGTATATCGGGAGCCCTTCGACGTGaagaattagttaaaatgaagctaactgacatagaagataaacagtctgtcttaattgtgaaggtgcctgatacaaaaacccactgcgaacgaatatttactgtttcaaatttagaaaatatagaaattgtcagaaaatatAGAGCTTTGCGGCCTCCACGGGCGACTAGTgaccgtttatttttaaagtataccaacggaaaatgtgtgaatcaaaatgttggaattaacaaaatcggagagataccaagtttgattgcaaagtggcttaacaaagacgaacctaaaaaatatactggtCACTGCTTCAGAAGAAGCTCTGCCACTCTTTTGGCGAATGCTGGAGGTgatctaatttcaattaaacgtcATGGGGGCTGGAGAAGCAGCACAGTGGCAGAAAGTTACATCGAGGactctttgaataataaaattgaaattgccaataaaattcaaccttcttcctccacagaagaaaacaaaatcactcAACCTTCTACATCGGCTTCTTTTAATGGCGAAAATAACTTTCATTTACAAGCGTCTTCACTCAGGCCTCTGGGGATAAACGGGGGCACGTTTTCGTcatgcacatttaattttcatatgtcaaagtaa